Proteins from a genomic interval of Zingiber officinale cultivar Zhangliang chromosome 2A, Zo_v1.1, whole genome shotgun sequence:
- the LOC122042510 gene encoding zinc finger CCHC domain-containing protein 10-like: MSSKKEEKTQAAADRVKAAALSAAKGLSRAQAERAATAAARNVNAYGQKEEGPSRWQERKEAKRQMYLLSTEKAVRLGERKDLKSSVSSAGGASQCQKCYQAGHWTYECKNERVYISRPSRTQQLKNPKLKMTLSVSYEIDNPDIGKEAREENHAKEVGGNSGTKSKRKHRSSTDSEEESSEASVFDSDSESSVTGSEDSSGESSSSYTSSDSEERRRRRRKHKKRRHRRSSSSSDSSDSESASDSDSDEKNSRKKSKRHSQRH, encoded by the coding sequence ATgtcaagcaagaaagaagagaagaCCCAGGCTGCTGCCGACCGGGTCAAAGCAGCAGCACTTTCAGCTGCAAAGGGTCTTAGTAGGGCTCAAGCTGAGCGAGCTGCTACTGCAGCAGCTCGAAATGTGAATGCCTATGGGCAGAAGGAAGAAGGACCGAGCCGATGGCAGGAAAGAAAGGAAGCAAAGCGTCAAATGTATCTATTGAGCACAGAGAAAGCAGTCAGATTGGGTGAGAGGAAGGATTTGAAGTCTTCCGTTTCCTCTGCTGGTGGTGCTTCACAGTGCCAGAAGTGTTATCAGGCTGGCCACTGGACTTATGAGTGCAAGAACGAGCGTGTCTATATATCTCGGCCCTCTAGAACTCAGCAGCTGAAGAACCCTAAGTTGAAGATGACCCTGTCAGTATCTTATGAAATTGACAACCCTGACATTGGGAAGGAAGCAAGGGAGGAAAATCATGCTAAGGAGGTTGGAGGGAATAGTGGCACAAAGAGCAAAAGGAAGCACCGATCCAGTACTGATTCAGAGGAGGAAAGTAGTGAGGCTTCAGTGTTTGACTCAGATAGTGAGTCTTCAGTGACTGGTTCTGAAGATTCTTCTGGTGAATCTAGCTCCAGCTACACTTCCTCTGATTCAGAAGAAAGGAGGCGACGGAGAAGGAAGCACAAGAAAAGACGGCATAGAAGGTCTAGCTCATCCTCTGATTCTTCTGATTCTGAATCTGCCTCAGATAGTGATTCTGATGAGAAGAACAGCAGGAAGAAGAGCAAACGTCACAGCCAGAGGCATTAG
- the LOC122040112 gene encoding bZIP transcription factor 44-like has translation MSGSEMEERQRKRKLSNRESARRSRMRKQQHLQDLANQVAHLTKDNADIVAQVGALSQHHQRLEAENCDLRAQAERLERRMQSLSAVLRLAADLGGVAMDEQGMLQRRREAFPSMGDDGGWFV, from the coding sequence ATGTCCGGGTCGGAGATGGAGGAGAGGCAGCGGAAGCGGAAGCTCTCGAACAGGGAATCGGCGCGGAGATCGCGGATGAGGAAGCAGCAGCACCTGCAAGATCTGGCGAACCAGGTGGCGCACCTGACGAAAGATAACGCCGATATCGTGGCGCAGGTGGGGGCGCTGAGCCAGCATCACCAGCGCCTGGAGGCGGAGAACTGCGATCTCCGGGCGCAGGCGGAGAGGCTGGAGAGGAGGATGCAGTCGCTCAGCGCGGTGCTCCGCCTGGCGGCAGATCTCGGTGGCGTGGCCATGGACGAACAGGGAATGCTGCAGCGCCGCCGGGAGGCCTTCCCTTCAATGGGTGACGATGGGGGGTGGTTCGTGTAA